The Neurospora crassa OR74A linkage group IV, whole genome shotgun sequence genome has a segment encoding these proteins:
- a CDS encoding paxneb protein superfamily — protein MSFVKRNTVLSSPRAGLTPSAPQQQQPKQETQLAPGLRPSPTDGRLTTSTGTASLDQLLAGHGGLPLGTCLLVEEQGTTDFSGILLRYYAAEGLVQGHQVHAVAFPPEWRHQLPGLASPDKKSKSASPAPAPEEKMKIAWRYESLGNNANAGASARGDSGAPFCHSFDLSKRLASSESKGTLNPISVGGSPSLDRKSVGTASPLKMLLKQLRAKLESSGSNAIHRLVVPSLLSPTLYPPGCAQPSEVLQFLHGLRALLRLYSTQLTAIITFPTSLFPRSSGLVRWIEILCDGVVELIPLPARLGAAPPPPSRSDPKANEQPQGMFKVYTLPVYHEKGGGGAESGQFRENLSFSLSASKGLVIKPYSLPPMLEDEQEKPSAAPKKDGLDF, from the coding sequence ATGTCCTTCGTCAAAAGAAACACCGTCCTATCCTCACCGAGAGCCGGACTCACGCCGTCCGctccccagcagcagcaacccaaACAGGAAACGCAGCTTGCGCCGGGTCTtcgaccatcaccaactgATGGCAGGTTGACCACTTCAACTGGCACTGCTTCCCTGGACCAACTTCTTGCAGGACACGGTGGACTCCCCTTAGGAACATGCTTACTGGTTGAGGAGCAAGGGACCACCGACTTCTCTGGAATTCTTCTACGGTACTATGCTGCCGAGGGTCTCGTCCAAGGGCATCAGGTTCACGCAGTAGCCTTTCCGCCAGAATGGAGGCATCAGCTTCCAGGGCTGGCTTCACCTGACAAGAAGTCAAAGAGTGCATCACCGGCGCCGGCACCCgaagagaagatgaagattgCGTGGAGATATGAGTCCTTGGGTAACAACGCCAATGCAGGAGCTTCTGCTCGTGGGGATTCTGGAGCGCCTTTCTGTCACTCCTTTGATCTCAGCAAGAGGCTTGCCAGCTCCGAGTCCAAGGGTACTCTGAACCCGATTTCAGTTGGCGGTTCCCCGAGCTTAGACCGGAAAAGTGTTGGGACAGCTTCTCCTCTGAAGATGCTTCTCAAGCAATTGCGGGCCAAGTTGGAGAGCTCAGGATCAAACGCCATTCATAGACTGGTGGTGCCCAGTCTCCTCTCACCAACCCTCTATCCTCCTGGATGCGCCCAACCATCAGAGGTTCTACAGTTTCTACATGGGCTCCGGGCTCTCCTTCGACTGTACAGCACCCAGCTCACAGCAATCATTACCTTCCCGACGTCCTTATTCCCTCGCAGTTCAGGCCTGGTCCGGTGGATAGAAATTCTTTGTGACGGCGTCGTCGAGCTCATCCCCTTGCCTGCCAGGCTAGGTGCcgcgccaccgccgccctcaAGGTCGGATCCCAAGGCAAACGAGCAACCCCAGGGTATGTTCAAAGTATACACACTGCCTGTGTATCATGAgaagggtggtggaggagcagaGTCGGGCCAATTCCGTGAGAACCTGTCATTCAGCTTGAGCGCATCCAAGGGCTTGGTGATCAAACCGTACAGTCTCCCGCCTATGCTCGAGGATGAGCAGGAGAAGCCCTCAGCTGCTCCAAAGAAGGATGGGCTTGATTTCTAA